A window from Brachyhypopomus gauderio isolate BG-103 chromosome 6, BGAUD_0.2, whole genome shotgun sequence encodes these proteins:
- the polr2f gene encoding DNA-directed RNA polymerases I, II, and III subunit RPABC2 yields MSDNEDNFDDGDFDDVEEDEGLDDLENVEDEDQENVQILPAGDGQQANQKRITTPYMTKYERARVLGTRALQIAMCAPVMVELEGETDPLQIAMKELKSRKIPIIIRRYLPDGSYEDWGCDELIITD; encoded by the exons ATGTCTGACAACGAAGACAA TTTTGATGACGGAGACTTCGATGATGTGGAGGAGGACGAAGGACTGGACGACCTGGAGAACGTGGAAGAT gaggatCAGGAGAATGTGCAGATTCTTCCTGCGGGCGACGGGCAGCAAGCAAACCAGAAGAGAATCACCACCCCCTACATGACCAAATATGAAAGAGCACGAGTCCTGGGCACACGAGCGTTGCAGATCgc GATGTGTGCGCCGGTGATGGTGGAGTTGGAGGGAGAGACGGACCCCCTGCAGATCGCCATGAAGGAACTCAA GAGCAGGAAGATCCCCATCATCATCCGCAGGTACCTGCCCGACGGAAGTTATGAGGACTGGGGCTGTGACGAACTCATCATCACCgactaa
- the sox10 gene encoding transcription factor SOX-10, protein MSGEEQSLSEVEMSPGVSDDGHSMSPTHSSSAAGGGDSPLSGQHAQLSGVGEEGAGISGGITIKSDDDDDRFPIGIREAVSQVLNGYDWTLVPMPVRVNTGSKSKPHVKRPMNAFMVWAQAARRKLADQYPHLHNAELSKTLGKLWRLLNENDKRPFIEEAERLRKQHKKDYPEYKYQPRRRKNGKPGGSAEADAHGDPEVSHSQSHYKSLHLEVAHGAGAGSPLADGHHQHAAGSNHSPPTPPTTPKTELQGGKSGEGKRDGGAGSRSSLGVGSDGSSSSSASGSGKPHIDFGNVDIGEISHEVMANMEPFDVNEFDQYLPPNGHHPGGVAQQGSGAAASAGSSSYSYGISSALAAASGHSAAWLSKQQSHLGSDGGKTPIKSETHFSSDAASGAAAGSHVTYTPLSLPHYSSAFPSLASRAAPFADYAEHQASGSYYAHSSQASGLYSAFSYMGPAQRPLYTAIADPASGPQSHSPTHWEQPVYTTLSRP, encoded by the exons ATGTCTGGAGAAGAACAGAGTTTATCGGAGGTAGAGATGAGTCCTGGAGTCTCGGACGACGGTCACTCGATGTCACCAACACATTCCTCCAGTGCGGCAGGTGGGGGGGATTCCCCTCTGTCTGGCCAGCACGCACAGCTGTCTGgagtgggagaggagggggccGGCATCTCCGGGGGCATCACCATCAAATCGGACGACGATGACGACCGCTTCCCTATCGGCATCCGCGAGGCGGTCAGCCAGGTGCTCAACGGCTACGACTGGACGCTGGTCCCGATGCCTGTGCGCGTGAACACAGGCAGCAAGAGCAAGCCACACGTGAAGAGGCCGATGAACGCCTTCATGGTGTGGGCACAGGCCGCACGCAGGAAACTGGCCGACCAGTATCCACACCTGCACAACGCAGAGCTCAGCAAAACTCTGGGGAAACTGTGGAG aCTCCTGAATGAGAATGATAAGAGGCCGTTCATCGAGGAGGCGGAGCGTCTGCGTAAGCAACATAAGAAGGATTACCCCGAGTACAAATACCAGCCACGTAGACGCAAGAACGGAAAACCAGGGGGCAGCGCCGAAGCCGACGCCCACGGCGACCCCGAGGTCAGCCACAGCCAATCACATTACAAGAGCCTCCACCTGGAGGTGGCTCACGGAGCAGGGGCGGGGTCTCCGCTGGCTGACGGACACCATCAACATGCTGCAG GTTCAAATCAcagcccccccacaccccctactACCCCAAAAACAGAACTCCAGGGGGGCAAATctggagaggggaagagagatggTGGTGCCGGCTCCCGCAGCTCGCTGGGGGTGGGGTCAGACGGAAGCTCCTCTTCTTCTGCGTCAGGCAGCGGCAAACCACACATCGACTTCGGGAATGTGGACATCGGTGAGATCAGCCACGAGGTGATGGCCAACATGGAGCCGTTCGACGTCAACGAGTTTGACCAGTACCTGCCACCCAACGGGCACCACCCTGGGGGCGTGGCCCAGCAGGGCTCAGGGGCGGCGGCCAGCGCAGGCTCCTCCTCCTACTCGTATGGCATCTCGTCTGCGCTGGCCGCGGCCAGCGGGCACTCGGCCGCCTGGCTGTCCAAGCAGCAGTCGCACCTGGGCTCCGACGGCGGGAAAACGCCCATCAAGAGCGAGACGCACTTCTCCAGCGACGCTGCGTCCGGAGCTGCGGCCGGCTCCCACGTCACCTACACGCCCCTCAGCCTGCCACACTACAGCTCCGCCTTCCCCTCACTGGCCTCCAGGGCGGCGCCCTTTGCTGACTACGCCGAACATCAGGCGTCAGGCTCTTACTACGCCCACTCCAGCCAGGCCTCCGGGCTTTACTCCGCCTTCTCCTACATGGGCCCCGCCCAGCGACCCCTCTACACAGCCATTGCTGACCCCGCCTCCGGCCCTCAGTCGCACAGCCCCACCCACTGGGAACAGCCTGTATATACCACCCTATCTCGGCCATGA